A region from the Azospirillaceae bacterium genome encodes:
- a CDS encoding TIGR03885 family FMN-dependent LLM class oxidoreductase — protein MARITYHASHEQFTPRDLLDWARLAEQAGFGGLMSSDHFHPWSERQGQSGFAWSWLGAALEATRLPCGIISAPGWRYHPAILAQAAATLCQMYPDRLWFALGSGEAINEAMTGLPWPEKKERNARLRECADVIRALLAGETVTHRGRVTVVEAKLYTRPARPPKLLGGAVTEETAEWLGGWADGLITIQAEPAKLRRVVDAFRRGGGDGKPVFLQVALAWAPTEAEAEANALDQWGPNAIGGDVNWELRTPAQFDQATRFVRAEDIRNSVLVSSDLGRHIAWLQEFAAIGFEEIVLHEVGRDQRRFIETFGERVLPAL, from the coding sequence ATGGCCCGCATCACCTACCACGCCTCGCACGAGCAGTTCACGCCGCGCGACCTGCTGGACTGGGCCAGGCTGGCCGAGCAGGCCGGATTCGGCGGCCTGATGTCGTCCGACCATTTCCACCCCTGGTCCGAGCGCCAGGGCCAATCGGGCTTCGCCTGGTCCTGGCTGGGGGCCGCCCTGGAGGCCACGCGCCTTCCCTGTGGCATCATCTCGGCCCCCGGTTGGCGCTACCATCCGGCCATCCTGGCCCAGGCCGCGGCCACCTTGTGCCAGATGTACCCGGACCGGCTGTGGTTCGCGCTGGGCAGCGGCGAGGCCATCAACGAGGCCATGACCGGGCTGCCCTGGCCGGAGAAGAAGGAGCGCAACGCCCGCCTGCGGGAATGCGCCGACGTGATCCGGGCGCTGCTGGCCGGCGAGACCGTCACCCACCGGGGCCGGGTGACGGTGGTCGAGGCCAAGCTCTACACCCGGCCCGCCCGGCCGCCGAAACTGCTCGGCGGGGCGGTGACCGAGGAAACGGCGGAGTGGCTGGGGGGCTGGGCCGACGGCCTGATCACCATCCAGGCGGAGCCCGCCAAGCTGCGCCGGGTGGTGGACGCCTTCCGGCGGGGCGGCGGGGACGGGAAACCGGTCTTCCTCCAGGTCGCGCTCGCCTGGGCGCCGACCGAGGCGGAGGCCGAAGCCAATGCGCTGGACCAGTGGGGGCCGAACGCCATCGGCGGCGACGTGAACTGGGAGCTGCGCACGCCCGCCCAATTCGACCAGGCGACCCGTTTCGTGCGCGCCGAGGACATCCGCAATTCGGTCCTGGTCTCGTCCGACCTCGGCCGGCACATCGCCTGGCTTCAGGAGTTCGCGGCCATAGGGTTCGAGGAGATCGTCCTGCACGAGGTCGGCCGCGACCAGCGCCGCTTCATCGAGACCTTCGGCGAGCGTGTCCTGCCGGCGCTTTGA